One genomic region from Maridesulfovibrio frigidus DSM 17176 encodes:
- the ispF gene encoding 2-C-methyl-D-erythritol 2,4-cyclodiphosphate synthase produces MSTSSEVWAVILAAGSGTRLAASVGGVKKQFLLWKGFPLFWHSAITFSHTPKISGIVFVFPPDQVEEMKTVVADLDGADSLGLPFKVVAGGARRQDSVFNGLSVLPAKCTHTLVHDSARPFASGPLVTNIIDTLVSGIPAVIPAVEVTDTIKEVEGDTVKQTLVRSNLRAVQTPQGFYLPILLAAHKMADEKGWDVTDDASMVEMLGSELRGADEYADNIAGMESSKVKVHICAGEETNVKITNPEDLKRIEENAQPVPCVGWGYDVHKYGPGRPMVLGGVPIAGGPQVIAHSDGDVLLHALADAILGLFGGGDIGFHFPDTSAACENMASGIIVTEVLSQAEEAGVEIVHVDLTVIAQVPKLSPHRNLIQKNIAALMGLDKSQINVKATTEERLGFTGEKKGIKAVAAVTGLKRIKKG; encoded by the coding sequence ATGAGCACATCCTCCGAAGTCTGGGCTGTTATCTTAGCCGCAGGCAGTGGTACACGCCTTGCCGCATCTGTCGGCGGGGTAAAAAAACAGTTTCTTTTATGGAAGGGCTTTCCGCTCTTCTGGCATTCCGCAATTACCTTTTCACATACTCCCAAAATTTCAGGGATTGTTTTTGTTTTTCCGCCGGATCAGGTGGAAGAAATGAAAACAGTTGTTGCTGATCTTGATGGCGCAGATTCGCTTGGACTTCCTTTTAAGGTTGTAGCTGGTGGAGCACGCAGGCAGGATTCCGTTTTTAACGGGCTTAGCGTTTTACCCGCTAAATGCACGCATACCCTCGTTCATGATTCAGCTCGTCCTTTCGCCTCCGGGCCTCTTGTTACAAATATTATTGATACTTTAGTTAGTGGAATTCCGGCAGTTATTCCGGCTGTAGAAGTTACTGATACGATTAAAGAAGTTGAGGGCGATACCGTCAAACAGACTTTGGTCAGATCAAATCTTCGTGCTGTGCAAACTCCGCAGGGCTTTTATCTTCCTATTTTGCTTGCTGCCCACAAAATGGCAGACGAGAAAGGATGGGATGTAACCGACGATGCTTCTATGGTAGAAATGCTTGGAAGTGAACTTCGCGGGGCTGATGAGTATGCAGATAATATCGCGGGAATGGAATCATCAAAAGTAAAGGTTCACATTTGCGCCGGAGAGGAAACCAACGTGAAGATCACAAATCCAGAAGACTTAAAACGTATCGAAGAAAATGCTCAGCCTGTTCCGTGTGTCGGATGGGGATATGATGTTCATAAGTACGGTCCCGGACGTCCCATGGTTTTGGGCGGAGTGCCTATTGCCGGAGGGCCGCAAGTTATAGCTCACTCTGATGGCGATGTTCTTTTGCATGCTTTAGCGGATGCCATTTTAGGTCTTTTTGGCGGCGGGGATATTGGATTTCATTTTCCTGATACGAGTGCTGCCTGTGAAAACATGGCGAGTGGTATCATTGTCACAGAAGTTTTGTCTCAGGCTGAAGAAGCTGGAGTTGAAATTGTTCATGTCGATTTGACCGTTATTGCGCAGGTTCCAAAACTTTCACCGCATAGAAATCTTATCCAAAAGAATATTGCCGCTCTTATGGGGCTTGATAAATCGCAGATTAATGTGAAGGCCACCACTGAAGAGAGGCTCGGCTTTACCGGAGAAAAGAAAGGCATTAAGGCTGTTGCTGCGGTGACTGGACTTAAGAGAATTAAGAAAGGTTAA
- a CDS encoding YkgJ family cysteine cluster protein: MSRQDTTEDFLNSLPELEEGKTFAFSCYPGVSCFNACCGNLHMMLTPYDVLRLRKGLNHDSKKFIHNHVDVSSTSGAGFPMAKLRMLDNAKRSCPFVCDEGCTVYENRPGACRTYPLGRASQMDSEGGMLEQLFVVQEPHCDGFKEKKEWTSSEWLKDQGLEEYNEINDRYMRIMTRARKAGVVLDEKKLNMVFLALYQIDNFMNFIKDMNVFSRLDVSEERQAAILSDEDACLEFAFDWVELIVLGSSENLKPKV, encoded by the coding sequence ATGTCCAGACAAGATACCACCGAAGATTTTTTGAATAGTTTGCCTGAGCTTGAAGAAGGAAAAACATTTGCGTTTTCCTGTTACCCAGGAGTTTCATGTTTCAATGCCTGTTGTGGCAATTTGCACATGATGCTGACTCCTTATGATGTATTGAGACTCCGTAAAGGGCTTAATCACGACAGTAAGAAGTTCATTCACAATCATGTTGATGTTTCCAGCACCTCAGGCGCTGGCTTCCCAATGGCGAAGCTCCGCATGCTTGATAATGCAAAGCGCAGTTGTCCGTTCGTCTGTGACGAGGGGTGTACTGTTTATGAAAATAGGCCGGGTGCTTGCCGTACTTACCCGCTCGGTAGAGCTTCACAGATGGATAGTGAAGGTGGAATGCTCGAGCAGCTCTTTGTTGTGCAGGAACCACACTGTGACGGTTTTAAAGAAAAAAAAGAATGGACCAGCAGTGAATGGCTGAAAGATCAGGGTCTCGAAGAGTACAACGAAATAAACGATCGCTACATGCGCATTATGACTCGCGCACGTAAAGCAGGAGTTGTGCTTGACGAGAAGAAGCTGAACATGGTGTTCCTCGCACTTTATCAGATAGATAATTTTATGAACTTTATCAAAGATATGAACGTCTTTTCAAGGCTGGATGTATCAGAAGAAAGACAGGCCGCTATCCTCAGTGATGAAGATGCTTGTCTTGAGTTCGCCTTTGACTGGGTAGAGCTGATAGTTCTCGGTTCATCTGAGAATTTGAAGCCTAAAGTTTAG
- a CDS encoding zinc ribbon domain-containing protein, with translation MYEKQVEQLKVLQKVDDDILLLEVEIDQAPKDVADLESRHASLEKRKEQLEEKLVLLQEQQKKLEFEIEEDGVKVKKSKSKLMLVGTTKEYHAMMREMDSLEKLNRLREEEKITVLEETTRQNEMLVETNEKIDALNTELDEKRVGLKAKLTSAQTKLDKLNRQRGKCGLVVPAPILGRYEFIRSRLAHPVIVPVMEAVCTGCNIMIPPQVYNSLQEGKQIISCPNCQRLTYWVEVEPEPEPVKPKKAPKKKAAAKKAAPKKAAAKKAAPKKKAAAKKDAEAPVVEPEASPEVIVKTAKAEEPKAE, from the coding sequence ATGTATGAAAAACAAGTTGAACAGCTTAAAGTTTTGCAGAAGGTTGATGACGACATTCTTCTCCTTGAAGTAGAAATCGACCAGGCTCCCAAAGATGTGGCAGATCTTGAATCTCGCCATGCTTCGCTTGAAAAGCGTAAAGAGCAGCTCGAAGAGAAGCTTGTACTTCTTCAAGAGCAACAGAAAAAACTTGAATTTGAAATTGAAGAAGATGGCGTAAAAGTCAAAAAGAGCAAAAGCAAGCTGATGCTTGTTGGCACCACCAAAGAATATCATGCAATGATGCGTGAAATGGATAGCCTCGAAAAGCTTAATAGACTTCGCGAAGAAGAAAAAATTACCGTTCTTGAAGAGACTACTCGTCAGAACGAAATGCTTGTGGAAACCAACGAGAAGATCGACGCTCTCAATACTGAGCTTGATGAAAAACGCGTTGGTCTTAAAGCTAAGCTCACAAGTGCTCAGACTAAGCTTGATAAGCTGAACAGGCAGAGAGGAAAGTGTGGACTAGTTGTTCCTGCTCCTATTCTCGGCAGATATGAATTTATCCGCTCACGCCTTGCTCATCCGGTTATTGTTCCAGTTATGGAAGCAGTTTGTACCGGTTGTAATATCATGATTCCTCCACAGGTTTACAATAGTTTACAGGAAGGAAAGCAGATTATCAGCTGTCCTAACTGTCAGCGTTTGACTTACTGGGTTGAAGTAGAGCCTGAGCCAGAACCAGTTAAGCCTAAAAAAGCTCCTAAGAAGAAAGCAGCAGCTAAAAAAGCAGCGCCTAAAAAGGCCGCAGCAAAAAAAGCCGCTCCTAAGAAAAAGGCCGCAGCTAAAAAGGATGCAGAAGCTCCTGTAGTTGAGCCTGAGGCTTCTCCTGAAGTAATAGTAAAGACGGCTAAAGCTGAAGAGCCTAAAGCTGAATAA
- a CDS encoding CPBP family intramembrane glutamic endopeptidase, translating into MNFKNKITLFILAALPFYLNDFSNIFVKDEVTWITLDYSLKLIPLAFLLCMIKAGNLSFKDLGITTLSPKRFAFWTFSITALGLCLDEPGFSIWGKILPSINLGSIPIGQDSPYFLLDMTVGLALVAIAEEVIFRGLAFTALKEKGYSPSTVFIISGITFGLIHWSAGPVAIVATAITGSGLMVCMWKTRSILPTIVAHYIINYLSFSGMAVKFWGI; encoded by the coding sequence GTGAATTTCAAAAATAAAATAACTTTATTTATACTAGCAGCACTTCCGTTCTACCTTAACGACTTCTCCAATATATTCGTAAAGGATGAAGTCACATGGATCACGCTAGATTATTCATTAAAATTGATCCCGCTCGCCTTTTTGCTATGCATGATCAAGGCAGGTAATCTCAGCTTTAAAGACCTTGGCATAACCACCCTCTCTCCCAAAAGATTCGCGTTCTGGACCTTTTCCATCACGGCTCTAGGGCTTTGCCTCGATGAACCAGGGTTTTCGATCTGGGGAAAAATTTTACCATCCATCAACCTCGGCTCCATCCCAATCGGACAGGACTCTCCGTACTTCCTGCTTGATATGACCGTGGGATTAGCTCTCGTTGCCATAGCAGAAGAAGTCATATTCCGCGGACTGGCCTTCACTGCGCTAAAAGAGAAAGGATACTCCCCATCAACCGTGTTCATCATTTCCGGCATAACATTCGGTTTGATTCACTGGTCTGCCGGCCCTGTTGCTATAGTGGCAACGGCCATCACAGGTTCGGGACTCATGGTCTGTATGTGGAAAACTAGGTCGATACTGCCGACCATTGTCGCACATTATATAATTAACTATCTTTCATTCTCAGGGATGGCTGTAAAATTTTGGGGAATATAA
- a CDS encoding glycosyltransferase — protein sequence MFGKSIPVFCYHAVCEEDGHSPETFAAHLDVIAEMGFQTISANHLYEICMGRRKLDKKYVVLTFDDCHISNWLTVVPMLEERGMKGVFFAISDFIGEGNIRSKPDVPEILPMRESFIKALSEKDTSQFMNEAELKSLVHDKGMEVYAHTRNHQGCFKDFRSRGNYSAGSHWSTWGIYRKFNAKLPVYENGSAFAYNGFWPIFKKGRVLFKRRTDEERREFCRKDFSTCLEKIKKINGARRQFFCWPWGHFDSISMQEASLCGFSGTFTLERSANMIGTDPMHINRIGVGSSKDAAWIRKRLLMYGNEAPAMACFKFFSKKNDIARVLYITDTGKLSGGSRQLINSAKAMRAAGVEVVAVLPPESGLIPELEKAGAEVVVLEDFKNLFTAANFLSKIIAEKKVDVVHTYHNRAVKISCIAKGLSLLSGKSFKLFFNRGVIYKPNPLAPLFSLIGNGYICNSEKCREVLLKHGVPAKRAHVVYNSFAGGGRKPRRAVATTVTYVGNSGHAKGPDVFIKAVESLLSQDPCEGVRFIAVGLEDLSAYKDIASPSTLERIECPGYVSHDEAVRILAASHIYVMSSRQESMPNTLIEAFDAGLATVCTDAGGTSELIRDGLNGFLCPVEDVSAISASIKKLIDDGDLRKNMGRLNRKIVRNLMSSSSKSRSLLGVYSSLTKDAPKRGPLEIDALLDD from the coding sequence ATGTTTGGTAAGAGTATTCCTGTTTTCTGTTATCACGCTGTCTGTGAAGAAGATGGCCATTCCCCCGAAACCTTTGCTGCACATTTAGATGTCATTGCTGAAATGGGATTTCAAACCATCTCCGCTAATCATCTTTATGAAATATGCATGGGGCGACGTAAGCTCGATAAGAAGTACGTAGTCCTCACCTTTGACGATTGTCACATCAGCAATTGGTTGACTGTCGTGCCTATGCTTGAAGAGCGTGGGATGAAAGGCGTATTCTTTGCTATCAGTGATTTCATCGGCGAGGGAAATATCCGCTCAAAACCTGATGTTCCTGAGATTCTGCCCATGCGTGAATCTTTCATCAAAGCTTTATCAGAAAAAGATACCTCACAATTCATGAATGAAGCTGAACTTAAATCTCTTGTCCATGACAAGGGGATGGAAGTTTATGCTCATACCCGCAACCATCAGGGTTGTTTCAAAGATTTCCGCTCTCGGGGCAATTACTCAGCAGGTTCCCACTGGTCCACCTGGGGGATCTATCGCAAATTCAATGCAAAACTTCCCGTTTATGAAAATGGCAGTGCGTTCGCGTATAATGGATTCTGGCCTATATTTAAAAAAGGGCGTGTGCTTTTTAAAAGACGCACTGATGAAGAAAGAAGAGAATTCTGTCGCAAAGATTTTAGCACCTGTCTTGAAAAAATCAAAAAAATTAATGGCGCAAGACGTCAATTTTTCTGCTGGCCTTGGGGACATTTTGATTCCATATCCATGCAGGAAGCATCTTTATGCGGTTTTTCCGGCACATTCACTCTTGAGCGCTCAGCAAATATGATCGGAACCGATCCTATGCATATCAACCGCATAGGAGTTGGCTCGAGTAAAGATGCTGCGTGGATTCGCAAGCGTTTGCTTATGTACGGCAATGAAGCTCCTGCTATGGCGTGCTTCAAATTTTTCAGCAAGAAAAATGACATTGCGCGCGTTCTATATATAACAGATACCGGCAAATTGTCCGGAGGCAGCAGGCAGCTTATTAACAGTGCGAAAGCCATGCGCGCTGCCGGAGTAGAAGTTGTAGCCGTTCTGCCTCCCGAGTCCGGCCTTATTCCTGAGCTGGAGAAGGCTGGCGCGGAAGTTGTCGTATTAGAAGATTTCAAGAACCTTTTTACAGCAGCAAATTTTCTTTCCAAAATTATTGCTGAGAAAAAGGTCGATGTGGTTCACACTTATCACAACCGCGCCGTTAAAATTTCATGCATTGCGAAAGGACTCTCTCTTCTCAGTGGGAAAAGTTTCAAACTATTTTTCAACAGAGGCGTGATCTATAAGCCCAATCCTCTGGCCCCACTTTTTTCGCTCATCGGTAATGGATATATTTGTAATTCCGAAAAATGTCGTGAAGTCCTTTTGAAGCATGGTGTTCCGGCCAAACGCGCGCACGTTGTTTATAACTCATTTGCTGGTGGCGGTCGTAAGCCGCGCCGCGCAGTTGCAACAACTGTGACCTATGTTGGCAATTCGGGACACGCAAAAGGTCCTGACGTTTTTATCAAGGCCGTAGAATCTTTGCTGTCGCAGGATCCTTGCGAGGGAGTAAGATTTATTGCTGTCGGATTGGAAGACTTATCCGCGTATAAAGATATTGCTTCTCCGTCCACGCTTGAACGCATAGAATGTCCCGGCTATGTCAGCCACGATGAAGCTGTGCGTATACTTGCCGCTTCACATATTTACGTGATGAGTTCTCGTCAGGAATCCATGCCCAATACCCTTATTGAAGCTTTCGATGCCGGGCTTGCAACAGTTTGTACTGATGCGGGAGGAACGTCCGAGCTGATTCGTGACGGACTTAACGGGTTCCTTTGTCCCGTTGAAGATGTGTCCGCGATTTCTGCATCGATTAAAAAGCTGATCGACGATGGTGATCTGCGTAAAAATATGGGTAGGCTGAACCGTAAAATTGTCCGTAATCTTATGAGTAGTTCTTCAAAATCCCGCTCACTGCTGGGCGTTTACAGCTCTCTTACCAAAGATGCACCCAAAAGAGGGCCGCTTGAAATTGACGCTCTTTTGGACGATTAG
- a CDS encoding Nif3-like dinuclear metal center hexameric protein, whose protein sequence is MKTSNVISLIETLAPSRFAAAWDNCGVQIAGPEKEVKKVAVALDPLPQVVSSALEWDAEVILTHHPLAIEPKLPAELDWFRDVMKQILCADATLCAAHTSLDVQFGGVVSWLGRELGLRGLRVLDPVAENDSGEILGYGCIGDLEYAMSYEVFVRQVAQTTGCGVIALCGSEPETVSRVAMCPGSGTSFMNKAFAQGADVFITGDVKYHPAQESVGAVLDVGHFSLEEEMMRRFAVVLEQESKGGFEVRFFTGRNPFAYYLQGKGVLKS, encoded by the coding sequence ATGAAAACATCGAATGTAATCAGTCTTATTGAAACGCTTGCACCCTCACGCTTCGCAGCAGCATGGGATAACTGTGGTGTGCAAATTGCCGGGCCTGAGAAAGAAGTCAAAAAAGTAGCAGTGGCTCTTGATCCTCTGCCGCAGGTTGTGTCCAGTGCTTTGGAGTGGGACGCAGAAGTGATTCTGACTCATCATCCCTTGGCTATTGAACCTAAGCTACCTGCCGAACTTGATTGGTTTCGTGATGTGATGAAACAGATTTTATGCGCAGATGCAACACTGTGCGCGGCACATACATCACTTGATGTGCAGTTTGGCGGTGTTGTTTCATGGCTTGGGCGTGAGCTTGGGCTTAGAGGTCTGCGGGTGCTTGATCCTGTTGCAGAGAATGATTCTGGTGAAATACTGGGGTATGGCTGTATTGGTGATCTTGAGTATGCTATGTCATACGAAGTTTTTGTTAGGCAGGTGGCTCAGACTACTGGTTGCGGAGTTATCGCGCTTTGCGGTTCGGAACCCGAAACGGTCAGCAGAGTAGCCATGTGTCCCGGTTCAGGAACATCGTTTATGAATAAGGCTTTTGCGCAGGGCGCTGATGTCTTTATCACTGGCGATGTTAAGTATCATCCGGCGCAGGAAAGCGTTGGAGCCGTCCTCGATGTGGGGCATTTTTCTCTAGAAGAAGAGATGATGCGCCGCTTTGCTGTTGTTCTTGAGCAGGAGTCGAAAGGCGGATTTGAAGTAAGATTTTTTACTGGACGCAATCCCTTTGCTTATTATTTGCAAGGGAAAGGTGTTCTGAAGTCCTAA
- the rfaE2 gene encoding D-glycero-beta-D-manno-heptose 1-phosphate adenylyltransferase, whose protein sequence is MLLADEFEKIRSDATINGKIVFTNGCFDILHAGHVDLLARAKEQGDILVLGLNSDKSVRSIKGEKRPVVSQKQRAFVLAGLASIDYVIFFDEDTPLELISKVQPDVLVKGGDWTVDNIVGRDIVEGRGGVVLSLPLLPGYSTTSVIRFIRDNEIE, encoded by the coding sequence ATACTCCTAGCTGATGAATTTGAAAAGATAAGATCTGATGCTACTATAAATGGTAAAATAGTCTTTACCAATGGGTGTTTTGATATTCTTCATGCCGGACATGTGGACCTTCTTGCGCGTGCTAAGGAGCAGGGTGATATTCTTGTTCTCGGGCTGAATAGTGACAAATCTGTGCGGTCAATCAAGGGTGAAAAGAGACCTGTGGTTTCTCAAAAACAGAGGGCTTTCGTGCTTGCGGGGCTTGCCAGCATTGATTATGTAATATTTTTTGATGAAGATACTCCGCTTGAATTAATCAGCAAAGTTCAGCCTGATGTGCTCGTTAAAGGTGGAGACTGGACCGTTGATAACATTGTCGGGCGCGATATTGTAGAAGGGCGCGGCGGCGTTGTTCTTAGTCTCCCGTTGCTTCCCGGGTATTCAACTACTTCTGTAATCCGTTTCATCAGAGATAATGAGATTGAATAG
- a CDS encoding glycosyltransferase codes for MNVSPIEEYWSEMDMSARSRLLLGSVGGKHLFEIGINCLESDPQLAVEILLSAYAANPLDGNSAQQLLNIEALLPLFPAPVAQCITVVAANWNCPANLSYFLRIIAKRDNLKIRSYILSSIEKEPSNLFWVQQGLIYAGANSDFEFGLQVLSAEFSAQLTPAITVSKAFFTFMDGDPLEAFKLLRIASEPFGIENFAHLAASIVLALGDKDLAVSLLSGSVMIQPWRSSETLRLYDLAVGLDDKFIPLDGKVAILLYSFNKDEELDGTLGSLHRSELGDAKIFMLDNGSSDGTSEVVDRWQSEFGERMVRIDLPVNVGAAAARNWLMNEPKVKASDFAIYLDDDVEVDPDWLLRFGAAVEEYPDAGAWGCKVVDHISPAVMQSVDLHLIQPSGEEGDGPEVDLSKLAPNPFKVSGLHHQLLDGGFFDYIRPCASVTGCCHMFRTEKLLDNGGFSLFLSPSQYDDMEHDLRNCLKGEFAVYQGHLRILHRKNTGAASRVSISQEGNALGNKYKMQAMHPRSEILSIMADEERLLQQDIEKKLKYLAEKGFLTS; via the coding sequence ATGAATGTCTCCCCCATCGAAGAATATTGGTCTGAAATGGATATGTCCGCCCGTTCACGGTTACTTTTAGGTTCCGTTGGCGGGAAGCATCTGTTTGAGATCGGAATTAACTGTTTGGAATCTGATCCTCAGTTAGCTGTGGAAATATTACTTTCCGCATATGCCGCAAATCCACTTGATGGAAATAGCGCACAGCAGCTTTTAAATATCGAAGCTCTTCTTCCTCTTTTTCCTGCTCCTGTTGCGCAGTGTATTACCGTTGTTGCCGCAAATTGGAATTGTCCCGCTAATCTCTCATATTTCTTACGGATTATAGCAAAGCGGGATAATCTTAAAATACGCTCATATATTTTGTCCTCCATTGAAAAGGAACCGTCTAATTTGTTTTGGGTTCAGCAGGGCCTCATTTATGCGGGAGCCAATTCAGATTTTGAATTCGGTCTCCAAGTACTTTCCGCAGAATTTAGCGCGCAGCTCACGCCGGCAATTACCGTATCAAAAGCATTCTTCACCTTCATGGATGGTGACCCGCTTGAAGCATTTAAACTTTTGCGGATAGCGTCTGAACCTTTCGGCATTGAAAACTTTGCGCACTTGGCTGCGTCTATTGTGCTCGCGCTCGGAGATAAGGATCTAGCCGTAAGCCTGCTTTCCGGCTCTGTTATGATTCAGCCGTGGAGAAGCTCGGAAACTCTGCGTCTTTACGATCTAGCCGTTGGGCTTGATGATAAATTTATTCCGCTAGATGGAAAAGTCGCGATCCTTTTATATTCTTTCAATAAAGATGAAGAGCTGGATGGTACGCTCGGCTCCCTGCATCGTTCCGAATTAGGGGATGCTAAAATTTTTATGCTTGATAATGGCTCAAGCGACGGAACTTCCGAAGTGGTTGATCGCTGGCAAAGTGAATTTGGTGAGCGGATGGTCCGCATTGATTTGCCTGTAAATGTTGGCGCGGCGGCAGCTCGTAACTGGTTGATGAATGAGCCGAAAGTGAAAGCAAGTGACTTTGCTATTTATCTTGATGACGATGTGGAAGTCGATCCTGATTGGCTTTTGCGTTTCGGGGCGGCGGTTGAAGAATATCCTGATGCCGGAGCTTGGGGCTGTAAAGTCGTAGACCATATTTCCCCCGCAGTAATGCAGTCCGTTGATCTGCATCTTATTCAGCCCTCTGGTGAAGAGGGTGACGGGCCGGAAGTTGATTTAAGCAAACTTGCCCCTAACCCGTTCAAGGTTTCAGGTTTACACCATCAGCTGCTTGATGGTGGATTTTTCGATTACATACGTCCTTGTGCGTCTGTGACAGGGTGCTGCCATATGTTTAGAACTGAGAAGCTTCTTGACAACGGAGGCTTTTCCCTGTTCCTTTCTCCGTCTCAGTATGACGATATGGAGCACGATCTGCGAAATTGCCTTAAAGGCGAGTTCGCTGTGTACCAAGGTCATTTGCGGATATTGCACCGTAAAAACACCGGAGCAGCTAGCCGGGTTTCTATTTCTCAAGAAGGTAATGCACTGGGAAATAAGTATAAAATGCAGGCTATGCATCCGCGGAGTGAAATTTTAAGTATTATGGCTGACGAAGAAAGGCTTCTTCAGCAGGATATTGAAAAAAAGCTTAAATATCTGGCAGAAAAGGGCTTTCTTACAAGTTGA